From a region of the Triticum aestivum cultivar Chinese Spring chromosome 7D, IWGSC CS RefSeq v2.1, whole genome shotgun sequence genome:
- the LOC543081 gene encoding hydrophobic protein OSR8 — translation MGLCSCCCRCLEILCAILLPPLGVCLRHGCCSMEFWISVLLTILGYLPGVLYAAYVICSVDPDRVRRRDDDYIYVA, via the exons ATGGGGCTGTGCTCGTGCTGCTGCCGGTGCCTGGAGATCCTGTGCGCCATCCTCCTCCCGCCCCTCGGCGTCTGCCTCCGCCACGGCTGCTGCTCC ATGGAGTTCTGGATCAGCGTGCTGCTCACCATCCTCGGCTACCTCCCCGGCGTCCTCTACGCCGCCTACGTCATCTGCTCCGTCGACCCCGACCGCGTCCGCCGCCGCGACGACGACTACATCTACGTCGCCTGA